A window from Diachasmimorpha longicaudata isolate KC_UGA_2023 chromosome 5, iyDiaLong2, whole genome shotgun sequence encodes these proteins:
- the LOC135163102 gene encoding odorant receptor 67c-like, protein MRVKCVESYRLSRGASVSVSEENISCYAKHRDMTPIRIYRILKFFGRLSCTWPPEYNDSKLRRLANDLQFIFMMTNVIVLLVPLVCGVYQNRHHVATTMKALSELTALGDVLFNLILCRVQRDRLRELLVEVKNYAHKIEGDEKEVFHRSVNQYLPFCTFVGLSYLQTAIAFSFGPLVMSSILPADTWYPFPIEIFSIVYFLVYIQQVVAIIQTGMCITVDFMVAYLLSYLSARLQTLNVEFRRVGNRRHLHDCIKQHLDFIRFTGELRLAVRFIILKGIVTMAMAAIFGVFPIIENEPLPVISQFILMVIGGCLRLYVSAWPADDVREMSERIGWSSYASPWIGSSREMQRTISIVVHRAHRPLVIAVHGVLPALTLKFYASFLSATLSYFMTLRAVLGN, encoded by the exons ATGAGAGTCAAATGTGTGGAAAGCTATCGTCTATCGAGAGGAGCGAGCGTATCAGTGAGCGAGGAGAACATATCTTGTTATGCGAAACATCGGGACATGACGCCGATAAGAATTTATcgtattttgaaatttttcggtagattGAGCTGCACGTGGCCACCGGAGTATAATGACAGTAAATTGCGGAGGCTAGCAAATGATCTGCAATTTATCTTCATGATGACAAATGTCATCGTACTTCTGGTGCCACTGGTGTGCGGTGTTTATCAAAATCGTCATCACGTCGCCACCACGATGAAGGCCCTTTCGGAGTTAACGGCTCTTGGTGATGTCTTGTTCAATCTTATTCTGTGCAGAGTGCAACGGGATCGTTTACGG GAATTATTAGTAGAAGTGAAAAACTACGCCCACAAAATTGAAGGAGACGAAAAGGAAGTATTTCACCGAAGTGTCAACCAGTACCTACCATTTTGCACATTCGTTGGACTATCATATCTCCAAACTGCTATTGCATTTTCCTTCGGGCCCCTCGTTATGTCATCAATACTCCCTGCCGATACTTGGTATCCATTTCCCatcgaaatattttccatcgtATACTTTCTCGTTTATATCCAACAAGTCGTTGCTATTATACAAACGGGTATGTGTATCACCGTGGATTTCATGGTTGCATATCTGCTGAGCTATCTGTCAGCCAGATTACAAACACTGAATGTTGAATTTCGAAGAGTTGGAAATCGGAGACATCTCCATGACTGCATCAAACAACATCTGGATTTCATAAG aTTTACAGGGGAACTTCGCTTGGCCGTTCGATTTATCATTCTTAAGGGGATTGTCACCATGGCCATGGCTGCCATTTTTGGGGTTTTTCCCATCATTGAG AATGAACCTCTGCCCgttatttctcaatttatcCTCATGGTAATCGGGGGTTGTCTACGACTCTACGTCAGTGCCTGGCCAGCGGATGACGTCCGTGAGATG AGTGAACGAATTGGGTGGTCAAGTTATGCATCTCCCTGGATCGGAAGCTCACGAGAGATGCAGAGGACTATCAGTATTGTTGTTCATCGAGCTCACCGACCACTCGTCATTGCGGTTCACGGAGTTCTTCCTGCATTAACTTTGAAGTTTTATGCATCT TTTTTGTCGGCGACCCTTTCGTACTTCATGACCCTTCGAGCTGTACTAGGCAACTAA